The proteins below are encoded in one region of Epinephelus lanceolatus isolate andai-2023 chromosome 7, ASM4190304v1, whole genome shotgun sequence:
- the vma21 gene encoding vacuolar ATPase assembly integral membrane protein vma21: protein MRKEGSQTTQHNTVRGITLTFYRVYFPFLIFTSPPVNPAMDGSVRATSDAAAGPQPYYRGNESSLVSALKTLLFFTILMVTLPIGLYFATKAYIFEGSMKMSSSDSYFYAAIVAVLAVHVVLALFVYVAWNEGTPKGKGKHD, encoded by the exons ATGCGGAAGGAAGGATctcaaacaacacaacacaacacagtcaGGGGGATAACGCTAACATTTTACAGAGTTTATTTCCCGTTTTTAATCTTTACCTCGCCTCCTGTCAACCCAGCAATGGACGGATCTGTAAGAGCAACGTCAGACGCCGCAGCCGGACCGCAGCCTTATTACAGAGG AAATGAAAGCTCCCTGGTTTCAGCCCTCAAGACACTGCTGTTCTTCACTATCCTGATGGTCACGCTGCCCATTGGGCTTTACTTCGCAACAAAGGCGTATATCTTTGAGG GTTCCATGAAAATGTCAAGCTCTGACAGCTACTTCTATGCAGCCATTGTAGCAGTGCTTGCCGTGCATGTGGTTTTGgccttgtttgtttatgtggcCTGGAACGAAGGCACGCCTAAAGGGAAGGGCAAACACGATTAA
- the LOC117260477 gene encoding gap junction alpha-3 protein-like, giving the protein MGDWNLLGKLLEKAQEHSTVVGKVWLTVLFIFRILILSAATEKVWGDEQSGFTCDTKQPGCENVCYDITFPISHVRFWVLQIIFVSTPTLIYLGHILHLVRMEEKQKDKDKHNAHHLEKHDQKKALVRDDKGRVRLQGELLRTYVFNVVFKTLFEVGFIVAQYLLYGFELRPMYTCDRPPCPNVVNCYISRPTEKTIFIIFMLGVASVSLFLNLIEIYHLGFTKCRQGITFRRGDESPVSLSKEPSEAAVPYAPSFEDYFHQVQPAYPPVPGYNLSPLSEGTDSSFHPYHSKAAYKQNKDNLAVERSSSKPEECDLKGKKGAGSAPGSPTQARPGRSAKHSNNKTRIDDLQI; this is encoded by the coding sequence ATGGGGGACTGGAACCTGCTTGGAAAGCTTTTAGAAAAAGCGCAGGAGCACTCCACTGTGGTGGGGAAGGTGTGGCTCACCGTCCTGTTCATCTTCCGCATCCTGATCCTGAGCGCCGCAACAGAGAAGGTGTGGGGCGACGAGCAGTCGGGCTTCACCTGCGACACCAAGCAGCCCGGTTGTGAGAACGTGTGCTATGACATCACTTTCCCCATCTCCCACGTTCGTTTTTGGGTACTGCAGATCATCTTTGTGTCCACGCCTACGCTGATCTACCTGGGACACATCCTCCACCTGGTGCGGATGGAGGAAAAGCAGAAGGACAAGGACAAGCACAATGCACATCATTTAGAAAAGCACGACCAAAAAAAGGCTCTGGTGAGGGACGACAAGGGACGTGTGCGCCTGCAGGGGGAGCTCTTGCGCACATATGTCTTTAACGTGGTTTTTAAAACTCTGTTTGAGGTCGGCTTCATTGTGGCTCAGTACCTCTTGTATGGCTTCGAGCTGAGGCCCATGTACACATGTGACAGACCGCCCTGCCCCAACGTGGTGAACTGCTACATATCCCGTCCCACAGAGAAAaccatcttcatcatcttcatgcTGGGAGTGGCCAGTGTCTCTCTGTTCCTCAACCTCATAGAGATCTACCACCTGGGCTTCACCAAGTGTCGCCAGGGCATCACCTTCAGGAGAGGTGATGAGTCCCCTGTGAGTCTCTCCAAGGAGCCCAGCGAGGCCGCGGTGCCGTACGCGCCGAGCTTCGAAGACTACTTCCACCAAGTCCAGCCGGCCTACCCGCCCGTCCCCGGCTAcaacctctcccctctctccgaGGGCACGGACTCGTCCTTCCACCCCTACCACAGCAAGGCGGCCTACAAGCAGAACAAGGACAACTTGGCAGTAGAAAGGAGCAGCAGCAAGCCAGAGGAATGTGACCTGAAAGGAAAGAAGGGAGCAGGATCAGCCCCTGGGTCACCTACGCAGGCCAGGCCCGGCCGCAGTGccaaacacagcaacaacaagacTAGAATAGACGATCTGCAGATATGA